The following are encoded together in the Synchiropus splendidus isolate RoL2022-P1 chromosome 7, RoL_Sspl_1.0, whole genome shotgun sequence genome:
- the nudt18 gene encoding 8-oxo-dGDP phosphatase NUDT18 isoform X3, protein MKQFTDSRLENVASNCSLDDGWIPGQLSLNLMFKTEHFWTGLKLGHRQRFRPARKPQVSKGSGTEPTTSAVSVAAMCEAPLGTGQVEDQVEHLLEGRGSEVSTCDVGLDQSKPATLRKTVTYIVSAVIFNEQNQVLMVQEAKPDCYKQWYLPAGRVEVGENFEEALKREVKEEAGFDCEPITLLLIQEQGPQWIRFVFLARVTGGSIKPLSAADQESLQATWWDQQTALPLRGRDILQLIDCGLKYRQDPWHPVTRPVDLSCRHVVQRLVLVYTSAAGDLWILLVRAPVLHIPTAAASAAQRAAAWTDRRHLLQHSGAAGTGPRPTQRGRRETGAGVHQRTSPCGEPSVPVAQGPEAVSEREAAGEAEDNVPVTAAQPLLTTTSETPIYFPKTRTPVTDALYSFLSASCDSSLP, encoded by the exons ATGAAACAATTTACCGACAGCAGGCTAGAAAACGTGGCCTCCAATTGTTCACTAGATGACGGATGGATACCGGGACAGCTTTCCCTCAACCTTATGTTCAAAACAGAACACTTCTGGACTGGACTGAAGCTGGGACATCGTCAACGATTCAGACCAGCCCG CAAGCCACAAGTCAGTAAAGGTTCAGGAACTGAACCGACAACCTCAGCTGTGTCTGTGGCGGCCATGTGTGAGGCGCCTCTGGGCACTGGTCAGGTGGAGGATCAGGTGGAGCACCTGCTGGAAGGCCGGGGGTCAGAGGTCTCAACATGTGATGTTGGTCTGGACCAGAGCAAACCGGCCACTCTCAGGAAGACCGTCACCTACATCGTGAGCGCCGTCATCTTCAACGAGCAG AACCAGGTGCTGATGGTCCAGGAGGCCAAACCAGACTGTTACAAACAATGGTACCTGCCAGCAGGTCGAGTGGAGGTGGGGGAAAACTTTGAAGAGGCACTCAAGAGAGAG gtgaaggaggaggcgggGTTCGATTGTGAGCCAATCACCTTGCTGCTGATACAGGAGCAAGGACCGCAGTGGATCCGCTTCGTCTTCCTCGCCAGAGTCACAG ggggcagcattaagcctctgtctgcagcagaCCAAGAGTCTCTGCAGGCCACTTGGTGGGACCAGCAGACGGCCCTCCCTCTGCGGGGACGAGACATCCTGCAACTCATCGACTGTGGGCTGAA GTACCGTCAGGATCCTTGGCATCCAGTGACCCGACCGGTGGACCTGAGCTGTCGTCATGTGGTCCAGAGGCTGGTCCTGGTCTACACCAGTGCAGCAGGAGACCTCTGGATCCTGTTGGTCCGAG CTCCAGTGCTGCACATTCCCACGGCGGCGGCG TCTGCAGCACAGCGGGCGGCAGCATGGACGGACCGACGGCATCTGCTTCAACACTCTGGTGCGGCTGGTACCGGACCCCGTCCGACGCAACGAGGACGGAGAGAAACTGGAGCTGGCGTCCACCAACGAACCTCCCCTTGTGGAGAACCCTCGGTACCTGTGGCACAAGGTCCAGAAGCCGTctctgagagagaagctgctggagaagctgAGGACAACGTCCCTGTTACCGCTGCACAGCCTCTACTGACTACTACCTCGGAGACTCCCATCTACTTCCCCAAAACACGGACTCCCGTCACTGACGCGTTGTATTCTTTTCTCTCTGCGTCCTGTGACTCAAGTTTGCCTTGA
- the nudt18 gene encoding 8-oxo-dGDP phosphatase NUDT18 isoform X1 yields the protein MKQFTDSRLENVASNCSLDDGWIPGQLSLNLMFKTEHFWTGLKLGHRQRFRPARSKPQVSKGSGTEPTTSAVSVAAMCEAPLGTGQVEDQVEHLLEGRGSEVSTCDVGLDQSKPATLRKTVTYIVSAVIFNEQNQVLMVQEAKPDCYKQWYLPAGRVEVGENFEEALKREVKEEAGFDCEPITLLLIQEQGPQWIRFVFLARVTGGSIKPLSAADQESLQATWWDQQTALPLRGRDILQLIDCGLKYRQDPWHPVTRPVDLSCRHVVQRLVLVYTSAAGDLWILLVRAPVLHIPTAAASAAQRAAAWTDRRHLLQHSGAAGTGPRPTQRGRRETGAGVHQRTSPCGEPSVPVAQGPEAVSEREAAGEAEDNVPVTAAQPLLTTTSETPIYFPKTRTPVTDALYSFLSASCDSSLP from the exons ATGAAACAATTTACCGACAGCAGGCTAGAAAACGTGGCCTCCAATTGTTCACTAGATGACGGATGGATACCGGGACAGCTTTCCCTCAACCTTATGTTCAAAACAGAACACTTCTGGACTGGACTGAAGCTGGGACATCGTCAACGATTCAGACCAGCCCG CAGCAAGCCACAAGTCAGTAAAGGTTCAGGAACTGAACCGACAACCTCAGCTGTGTCTGTGGCGGCCATGTGTGAGGCGCCTCTGGGCACTGGTCAGGTGGAGGATCAGGTGGAGCACCTGCTGGAAGGCCGGGGGTCAGAGGTCTCAACATGTGATGTTGGTCTGGACCAGAGCAAACCGGCCACTCTCAGGAAGACCGTCACCTACATCGTGAGCGCCGTCATCTTCAACGAGCAG AACCAGGTGCTGATGGTCCAGGAGGCCAAACCAGACTGTTACAAACAATGGTACCTGCCAGCAGGTCGAGTGGAGGTGGGGGAAAACTTTGAAGAGGCACTCAAGAGAGAG gtgaaggaggaggcgggGTTCGATTGTGAGCCAATCACCTTGCTGCTGATACAGGAGCAAGGACCGCAGTGGATCCGCTTCGTCTTCCTCGCCAGAGTCACAG ggggcagcattaagcctctgtctgcagcagaCCAAGAGTCTCTGCAGGCCACTTGGTGGGACCAGCAGACGGCCCTCCCTCTGCGGGGACGAGACATCCTGCAACTCATCGACTGTGGGCTGAA GTACCGTCAGGATCCTTGGCATCCAGTGACCCGACCGGTGGACCTGAGCTGTCGTCATGTGGTCCAGAGGCTGGTCCTGGTCTACACCAGTGCAGCAGGAGACCTCTGGATCCTGTTGGTCCGAG CTCCAGTGCTGCACATTCCCACGGCGGCGGCG TCTGCAGCACAGCGGGCGGCAGCATGGACGGACCGACGGCATCTGCTTCAACACTCTGGTGCGGCTGGTACCGGACCCCGTCCGACGCAACGAGGACGGAGAGAAACTGGAGCTGGCGTCCACCAACGAACCTCCCCTTGTGGAGAACCCTCGGTACCTGTGGCACAAGGTCCAGAAGCCGTctctgagagagaagctgctggagaagctgAGGACAACGTCCCTGTTACCGCTGCACAGCCTCTACTGACTACTACCTCGGAGACTCCCATCTACTTCCCCAAAACACGGACTCCCGTCACTGACGCGTTGTATTCTTTTCTCTCTGCGTCCTGTGACTCAAGTTTGCCTTGA
- the nudt18 gene encoding 8-oxo-dGDP phosphatase NUDT18 isoform X2 codes for MKQFTDSRLENVASNCSLDDGWIPGQLSLNLMFKTEHFWTGLKLGHRQRFRPARSKPQVSKGSGTEPTTSAVSVAAMCEAPLGTGQVEDQVEHLLEGRGSEVSTCDVGLDQSKPATLRKTVTYIVSAVIFNEQNQVLMVQEAKPDCYKQWYLPAGRVEVGENFEEALKREVKEEAGFDCEPITLLLIQEQGPQWIRFVFLARVTGGSIKPLSAADQESLQATWWDQQTALPLRGRDILQLIDCGLKYRQDPWHPVTRPVDLSCRHVVQRLVLVYTSAAGDLWILLVRAPVLHIPTAAAVRTHAVTWAANMVVQDAMPAVYYDHDVNTLGVFSLQHSGRQHGRTDGICFNTLVRLVPDPVRRNEDGEKLELASTNEPPLVENPRYLWHKVQKPSLREKLLEKLRTTSLLPLHSLY; via the exons ATGAAACAATTTACCGACAGCAGGCTAGAAAACGTGGCCTCCAATTGTTCACTAGATGACGGATGGATACCGGGACAGCTTTCCCTCAACCTTATGTTCAAAACAGAACACTTCTGGACTGGACTGAAGCTGGGACATCGTCAACGATTCAGACCAGCCCG CAGCAAGCCACAAGTCAGTAAAGGTTCAGGAACTGAACCGACAACCTCAGCTGTGTCTGTGGCGGCCATGTGTGAGGCGCCTCTGGGCACTGGTCAGGTGGAGGATCAGGTGGAGCACCTGCTGGAAGGCCGGGGGTCAGAGGTCTCAACATGTGATGTTGGTCTGGACCAGAGCAAACCGGCCACTCTCAGGAAGACCGTCACCTACATCGTGAGCGCCGTCATCTTCAACGAGCAG AACCAGGTGCTGATGGTCCAGGAGGCCAAACCAGACTGTTACAAACAATGGTACCTGCCAGCAGGTCGAGTGGAGGTGGGGGAAAACTTTGAAGAGGCACTCAAGAGAGAG gtgaaggaggaggcgggGTTCGATTGTGAGCCAATCACCTTGCTGCTGATACAGGAGCAAGGACCGCAGTGGATCCGCTTCGTCTTCCTCGCCAGAGTCACAG ggggcagcattaagcctctgtctgcagcagaCCAAGAGTCTCTGCAGGCCACTTGGTGGGACCAGCAGACGGCCCTCCCTCTGCGGGGACGAGACATCCTGCAACTCATCGACTGTGGGCTGAA GTACCGTCAGGATCCTTGGCATCCAGTGACCCGACCGGTGGACCTGAGCTGTCGTCATGTGGTCCAGAGGCTGGTCCTGGTCTACACCAGTGCAGCAGGAGACCTCTGGATCCTGTTGGTCCGAG CTCCAGTGCTGCACATTCCCACGGCGGCGGCGGTGAGGACCCATGCGGTGACCTGGGCAGCCAACATGGTGGTCCAGGACGCCATGCCGGCAGTGTACTACGACCACGACGTCAACACTCTGGGGGTCTTCAGTCTGCAGCACAGCGGGCGGCAGCATGGACGGACCGACGGCATCTGCTTCAACACTCTGGTGCGGCTGGTACCGGACCCCGTCCGACGCAACGAGGACGGAGAGAAACTGGAGCTGGCGTCCACCAACGAACCTCCCCTTGTGGAGAACCCTCGGTACCTGTGGCACAAGGTCCAGAAGCCGTctctgagagagaagctgctggagaagctgAGGACAACGTCCCTGTTACCGCTGCACAGCCTCTACTGA
- the nudt18 gene encoding 8-oxo-dGDP phosphatase NUDT18 isoform X4 gives MCEAPLGTGQVEDQVEHLLEGRGSEVSTCDVGLDQSKPATLRKTVTYIVSAVIFNEQNQVLMVQEAKPDCYKQWYLPAGRVEVGENFEEALKREVKEEAGFDCEPITLLLIQEQGPQWIRFVFLARVTGGSIKPLSAADQESLQATWWDQQTALPLRGRDILQLIDCGLKYRQDPWHPVTRPVDLSCRHVVQRLVLVYTSAAGDLWILLVRAPVLHIPTAAASAAQRAAAWTDRRHLLQHSGAAGTGPRPTQRGRRETGAGVHQRTSPCGEPSVPVAQGPEAVSEREAAGEAEDNVPVTAAQPLLTTTSETPIYFPKTRTPVTDALYSFLSASCDSSLP, from the exons ATGTGTGAGGCGCCTCTGGGCACTGGTCAGGTGGAGGATCAGGTGGAGCACCTGCTGGAAGGCCGGGGGTCAGAGGTCTCAACATGTGATGTTGGTCTGGACCAGAGCAAACCGGCCACTCTCAGGAAGACCGTCACCTACATCGTGAGCGCCGTCATCTTCAACGAGCAG AACCAGGTGCTGATGGTCCAGGAGGCCAAACCAGACTGTTACAAACAATGGTACCTGCCAGCAGGTCGAGTGGAGGTGGGGGAAAACTTTGAAGAGGCACTCAAGAGAGAG gtgaaggaggaggcgggGTTCGATTGTGAGCCAATCACCTTGCTGCTGATACAGGAGCAAGGACCGCAGTGGATCCGCTTCGTCTTCCTCGCCAGAGTCACAG ggggcagcattaagcctctgtctgcagcagaCCAAGAGTCTCTGCAGGCCACTTGGTGGGACCAGCAGACGGCCCTCCCTCTGCGGGGACGAGACATCCTGCAACTCATCGACTGTGGGCTGAA GTACCGTCAGGATCCTTGGCATCCAGTGACCCGACCGGTGGACCTGAGCTGTCGTCATGTGGTCCAGAGGCTGGTCCTGGTCTACACCAGTGCAGCAGGAGACCTCTGGATCCTGTTGGTCCGAG CTCCAGTGCTGCACATTCCCACGGCGGCGGCG TCTGCAGCACAGCGGGCGGCAGCATGGACGGACCGACGGCATCTGCTTCAACACTCTGGTGCGGCTGGTACCGGACCCCGTCCGACGCAACGAGGACGGAGAGAAACTGGAGCTGGCGTCCACCAACGAACCTCCCCTTGTGGAGAACCCTCGGTACCTGTGGCACAAGGTCCAGAAGCCGTctctgagagagaagctgctggagaagctgAGGACAACGTCCCTGTTACCGCTGCACAGCCTCTACTGACTACTACCTCGGAGACTCCCATCTACTTCCCCAAAACACGGACTCCCGTCACTGACGCGTTGTATTCTTTTCTCTCTGCGTCCTGTGACTCAAGTTTGCCTTGA
- the LOC128762950 gene encoding putative surface protein bspA-like, whose product MNVALIHDKLHIRSLWETKIHVERENVEKEEMRLKKSALCRLRAEWVVRLENRNKHLKKLDTCIQRVDKAKSPDQQDESADLEGKSPDQEDESADLEGKSPDQEDESPDQEDESADQEDESPDQEDESADLMQE is encoded by the exons ATGAACGTGGCTCTGATTCATGACAAACTTCACATCAGAAGTTTGTGGGAGACGAAAATCCACGTGGAGAGAGAGAATGTGGAGAAAGAGGAGATGAGATTGAAGAAGAGTGCCCTCTGCAG GTTGCGTGCTGAGTGGGTGGTACGTCTGGAGAACCGGAACAAGCATTTGAAAAAGCTTGACACGTGCATCCAAAGAGTCGATAAAGCCAAGTCACCTGACCAGCAGGATGAGTCAGCAGACCTGGAAGGGAAGTCACCTGACCAGGAGGATGAGTCAGCAGACCTGGAAGGGAAGTCACCTGACCAGGAAGACGAGTCACCTGACCAGGAAGACGAGTCAGCTGACCAGGAAGACGAGTCACCTGACCAGGAAGATGAGTCAGCTGACCTGATGCAAGAGTAA